Below is a genomic region from Gemmatimonadales bacterium.
GGAATCGAACAGCGCGCCGTTTTGGAAGGCGTAGCCGATCTTCCGCCGCAGCTTCGAAAGCTGCTTCCGGCCCAGGTTCGGCACCGATACCCCGTCCACCAGCACCTCGCCGCTGTCGGGCTTGATCAGCCCGATGATGTGCTTGAGCAGCACGCTCTTGCCCGTACCCGACGGGCCGAGCAGCGCGACCGTCTCGCCCTTCTCCACCGAGAAGTTCACGCCGTCAAGCACCACGTGGCGGCCGAACTTCTTGTGCACGTCCCTGAGCTCGATCACGACGGCAGCAGGACCTTGGCCAGGACCACGTCGAGCAGCAGGATCAACACCGATGCGGCCACCACCGCGCGGGTTGCCGCGCGCCCGACCCCTTCAGCGCCCTCGGTCACCGACACGCCCACGTAGCAGGGCACGATCGTCACTACCGCCCCGAACGCCTCGGCCTTGATCACCGAGTACCAGATGTCGAAGGTTCGGAAGAAGTACCGCGAGCCGTAGGCGAAGTCGTAGTCGGTGATCCCGAGCGTGCGCTTGGCCGCCCACCACCCGGTGATGATGCCCGTCACGTCGGCGACCACGACCAACGCCGGCACCATCAACAGCCCGGCGAGGACCCGCGGCAGGATGAGGTGCGACACCGGGTTCCGGCCGAGGGATTCGAGCGCGTCGATCTGCTCGGTGACCCGCATCGTCCCGAGCTCCGCGGCGTAGCGCGCGCCGATGCGCCCGGCCAGCAGCAGGCCGGTGAAGACCGGCCCCATCTCGAGGATCATGCTCTCGGTGATGACCGTGCCCACCAGATAGAGCGGGATGTTTCCGGTGAACTGGTAGCCGGCCTGGATCGCGGTGACGCCGCCCACGAACCCCGAAGTGATGATGATGAGGAAGAGGCTGCCATAACCCACGCTCATGCACTGCTCGATCGCGCGCGGGAACCAGACGCGGTATTCCGGCAGAGCACGGACCAGCTCGACCACCAGCATCCCCAGCCGCCCGACGTGCTCGAGCGCGCCTACCGCCGGCCGTCCGAACGCGTGCGAGATCCTCACGCTGTACGGCAACGGCACGCGATGCTCGCCGGTCACTCTGGCCGTCTGATCCATATTATCTAGCTCGCGCAGATCCTTCCTTCACATCTTCTTCACCGTCTTGACGCCCTATCTCCCGAACGCCACGAACCCCAGCGACAGCAGAATCAGGTTCCCGGCGATCGTGCCGGCCCAGGCGAGCTTCACCCGCACCGGCTCGGCCTCGGGCCTGCGCTCCCCCGCATCGAGGCTTCGTTTCGCCGCGCGCGCCATCTTGCCGGTGAGCGGCGTGACTACGAAAATCGCCAGGATGCCGGCCACCAGGCCCGCGCCCTGCATCCCCATCAGCCAGACCGCGCCGCCCATGTCGCCCGGCTGCGCGGCGAGGCGCATCGTGAGCACGATGCCCGACACCGTCGCGATCACTGCGGCCGGCAGCACCATGACGCGCTGTACCTTCTCGAGAGTGATCCAGGTATGGGCCCAGGATTCGAGTCCCGCCTTCTTCGCCGCCATGCCCCAGACCATGAAGGTCATCTGGGCGCCGAGCCACACCGAGAAGCCGACCCAGTGGAGGAAGAGAAGCACCGCCTATCTCCCGTCACCCATGGAAGCCTCGGCCGCCACGAAATCCGCCGTGATCTCCTGACGTCCCGAGAAACCGGCGTCCACCTCGTGCCAGTGGCTCACCGCATCCTCGCCGTGGCGCCAGCAGAGGCAGATCAGCCGCCCCTCATGGCGTCCGTAGAAGTCCACCAACCCCTGCTCCAACCCCTTGAGAAGGCAGCCGACGGACTCCAGCTCCGCTACGTAGCCATTGATCCGCTCGGCCACCGCGTCGATCTGGCGGCGCAGCGACTGCTGCTCCGGCGACTCTCCCCACTCCGGCCGCGAGTTGGCCGCCACCACCTCGTGGCGCGCCACCAGCTCCTGCCA
It encodes:
- a CDS encoding ABC transporter permease; amino-acid sequence: MDQTARVTGEHRVPLPYSVRISHAFGRPAVGALEHVGRLGMLVVELVRALPEYRVWFPRAIEQCMSVGYGSLFLIIITSGFVGGVTAIQAGYQFTGNIPLYLVGTVITESMILEMGPVFTGLLLAGRIGARYAAELGTMRVTEQIDALESLGRNPVSHLILPRVLAGLLMVPALVVVADVTGIITGWWAAKRTLGITDYDFAYGSRYFFRTFDIWYSVIKAEAFGAVVTIVPCYVGVSVTEGAEGVGRAATRAVVAASVLILLLDVVLAKVLLPS
- a CDS encoding DUF2203 domain-containing protein is translated as MAEDAKVFTIEGANRTLPLVRRIVDDVVAEHPRWQELVARHEVVAANSRPEWGESPEQQSLRRQIDAVAERINGYVAELESVGCLLKGLEQGLVDFYGRHEGRLICLCWRHGEDAVSHWHEVDAGFSGRQEITADFVAAEASMGDGR